One genomic window of Geoanaerobacter pelophilus includes the following:
- a CDS encoding zf-TFIIB domain-containing protein produces the protein MKCPICTGIDLKIAERQGVEIDFCPECRGVWLDRGELDKIIERSTTQTPTHTQLEPQKYYSGDIQQQYGKHHDDHGYGHNGQYKKKSWLSDLFD, from the coding sequence ATGAAATGCCCGATTTGCACAGGAATAGACCTTAAAATTGCCGAACGCCAGGGAGTAGAAATTGATTTTTGCCCAGAATGTCGTGGTGTCTGGCTCGACAGGGGAGAACTGGATAAAATCATCGAACGGTCAACTACACAAACACCAACTCATACACAATTGGAACCTCAAAAATACTACTCCGGCGACATTCAGCAGCAGTATGGAAAACATCATGATGATCATGGCTATGGTCATAACGGCCAATACAAGAAAAAGTCCTGGCTGTCAGATTTGTTCGACTGA
- a CDS encoding PGPGW domain-containing protein — MKQWSLKKLKRLLVAVVGITILIIGIAMIVLPGPAVVVIPLALGILATEFAWARRMLHIVRDRIQRSTSNAKTNNEQNHREKSL, encoded by the coding sequence ATGAAGCAATGGTCGCTTAAAAAGCTGAAGCGTCTTCTCGTGGCAGTTGTCGGCATTACCATTCTTATAATTGGTATTGCCATGATAGTTCTGCCCGGTCCGGCAGTTGTCGTAATTCCTCTTGCATTGGGAATTCTTGCCACCGAGTTTGCCTGGGCCAGGAGAATGCTTCACATTGTAAGGGATCGCATACAACGCTCTACTAGCAACGCTAAAACCAATAACGAACAAAATCATAGGGAGAAATCGTTATGA